Below is a window of Tautonia marina DNA.
ATCGACCCGCAGTTGCCGGCCATTTTCTCGGGATGGGCGCTTCGGACCTGGCTGTTCGGACTGGGTGTGATTGCCCTGCTGACGACGACGCATCTGATCGCCACGCTCGTTCGCCACGCTCGGGGGACGAATTATGAGAAGGGTGAAGGTCGATTCCCCGATCTCGATGCCGCCTGGCAAGAGATCGTGATCCGACTGGGGCAGGCTGGCATCGATCCGAGTCGGCAACGGCTTTATCTTCTCCTCGGTCCCGACGAGAGGCAGGCTGCGGCCCTGATCGATTCTGCCAATGTGCAACTCTTTGGACGAGCACCGTCGTCGCCAGAGGCGCCAATCCACGCTTATGCCGTGGCCGACGGCATCTTGCTCAGTTGCGCCGGGGCGTCAAGCTTCGGCCGATCAGACGGCGAGGGTCCCGATCGACTCGCCCACCTTTGCCGCTTGATCCGTCAACTCAACCCCGAGGAGCCGGTGCTCCGCGGAGTGGCCGCCTTGCTGCCAATTAGCGTTGCAGGCAGCGGGAATGAACTCCAGGTTGCCTCAGCCATTCGAAACGATCTCAATGCGATCCGTTCGGGCCTGAGACTCCGCTGCCCCACCTATACGGTGTTCACAGAGATGGAAACAGTCGCAGGCTTTGATGATTTTGTCGCGCGGATCCCGGCAAATTTGAGACAAAGCCGTTGCGGGTTTTCGATTCCCGGCGCTCAGCTCTACCGCTCTGAACTGATTTCCATCGGAATCGGATGGATGCGGCAATGGTTCAATTCCTGGTCCCTGGATTTAATGGTGCAAGAGATTCGTAACAAGAATAGTAACAACCGTTTGATGCTTCTCAACAATGTCGCGCGACGCAACCGCGACCAGTTGATTCACCTCCTGGACGCCTGTCTCTCCACGCACGAGCAGTCCGAACCGGTCTTGTTCCGTGGGTGTTATTTTGTTTCCAACGGAGTTGAGGACCATCAACGAGCGTTTGCGATGGGGCTGGTTGCGGGTCGGAATGGTCGCCTACTGGTTGACCATGCACTGACCACATGGTCGAGGGAGGCCGAACGGCTCAATGCGCGGTATCGAGCGATCGCCTTGGGCCTGGCAGTGGGAGCCGC
It encodes the following:
- a CDS encoding type VI secretion protein IcmF/TssM N-terminal domain-containing protein; translation: MLSSLLWNKVAILMYGVVAFASAGAAMLWSKHPVRWILVLAIILLAIGAFGPWQVPEIDPQLPAIFSGWALRTWLFGLGVIALLTTTHLIATLVRHARGTNYEKGEGRFPDLDAAWQEIVIRLGQAGIDPSRQRLYLLLGPDERQAAALIDSANVQLFGRAPSSPEAPIHAYAVADGILLSCAGASSFGRSDGEGPDRLAHLCRLIRQLNPEEPVLRGVAALLPISVAGSGNELQVASAIRNDLNAIRSGLRLRCPTYTVFTEMETVAGFDDFVARIPANLRQSRCGFSIPGAQLYRSELISIGIGWMRQWFNSWSLDLMVQEIRNKNSNNRLMLLNNVARRNRDQLIHLLDACLSTHEQSEPVLFRGCYFVSNGVEDHQRAFAMGLVAGRNGRLLVDHALTTWSREAERLNARYRAIALGLAVGAAVVALPFWYFGIIIRLAATDQSWIGWTGLAGLVLIWIIVLSVQRLRRPRATSSGTASVKAGNPSAA